Within Malus domestica chromosome 04, GDT2T_hap1, the genomic segment CATGTGCATGGTGATTTTGCATTGAGCATATTAGCTAGAAATTCTTTTGTGACTACCAGTGTAAAATGTTTATATAACTAAAACTTCGATCATTGTTTGATtaacttgaattttgtttgaaatgtgTACTTGTGCAGTCTGGATCAAACATAACAACACATGTCTGACCCCACATAATATGTTGGTAGTATAGAATGTATATGCTATGGAGTATGAATTATTGATGAAGTTGGTTTTTGTATGACATATGTAGTCTAGATTAATAAAATTTATATCATACCGTCGaggtttcttaaaaaaaaatgtggtctagactaacaacttgaaaacataTGTCTGGTTACATAAAATCTGAATTAGTGATCAAGTTGATTCTTATATGATATGTGTGGTCTCAGATAATAGTTATACATCATTAGTTTGGCAAGTGAACATTATATAGTCCAATTTTCTGACAGCACTAATTAATTTTGCACACCATAATATGCCTAATAAGCTAAATTCATATTTTGTTTGCTTATTTTAGTGCTTGCCTGCAACATGGAAAGCTCTCTGGGGCAGTGAGGAACCTGAGAAGGCTGTGGAAGAAGCCTGTGAGCTTCTGAAAATATTGGAAAATGAGCTCAAAGACAAGAAGTTCTTCGCAGGAGAAACCGTTGGACTTGTGGACATTGTTGCCAACTTCATAGCCTTCTGGCTTAGAGCCATTCAAGAACTTGTTGGAGTGGAGCTGTTGAGCAAAGAGAAGCTTCCCAAACTCTACAACTGGAGCGATGAGTTTTGTAGTGTTTTTCAGGAAAATCTGCCTCCCAAAGATAGATTAGTTGCTCACTTCCGTGGTCGCCTACAaagcaccaccaccactactACTTCCAGCTAATTAAAAGGGTTCATAAATCAGTCATAAGATGGTTTACTTCGAAGCATTTCGTAGTTCATGATATTTATAAGAATAAATGCAGGATTGCACTTGTGGCTAGATCGCGTTCTCTTGTGCGTGCACGCTCGCGTATGATGCATATTTATCTTGTTAGACGTGATATTACTATGTACTCTAAGCTAGATTGAGGGTTGGGCAGAGTTCGAACACCGAAGTGCAATGAATTGACGAAGAATGTCTAATCCACTTAGGTAATCCATCATTTGCAAAGTACTTAGTTACTTATATATTCTATATAgtgccatatttttttttaatgaaatctCTGAAATAAAAGTTTTCCAACTAATTATCATTGAAATATATGATttaccatttacccatttacaTATAATCAGAACAACGTTAACTATAATATTTGCCTCCTacagaaaaatgtaaaaaatacaTAGTAAATCAGTATATAATACGCGTATGACAAAtgaatttttcaaaataattctaTTTTCCGTACAAGTTTCAATAATTCATTAAATTACACATTTTAGAACCTTAACATACAATATTCGTATTATACACGTACTTACATACATTTCATGTTTAGTACACGTTATTTTCACACATCTTTCAGTGTCACACATGTGATGCCCCTATCTCGACATTCGTCCATGATCGACACGTGATGTTAGAACATACCAACATCTAACTTACCTACCTTTCTCGAGACATGACCAGAAATAACGAACAGTTTTATACCGTAGTATCGTTTCCTATTATTTTATAAGTGCATCTAACCTTTGCGTTAGACTGTCTACGTACCCTGTCACAGGATCAAGTCATTCATAGTTCACTCTTAGATAAACTCTAACATTTCTCATGGCATTCCTAACTATAAAATATAAAGTTATAGTTAACTTTGAATGTAAGTGATGAATCTATATGTCATTCCATCTTTCACATACTTCAAAAAGATTTCTAATAACAAAACCATAACCAATAACATTTCAATGGATCAACAAGGCAAAAAGTTTAATATTTACCCAcattaatcaatcaatactaTCAAACATCACTTCACTAATCGTAACAAAGCCAACATCTGTAAGGATTGCCGTAATTTTACACTAGTATTATAAGGAAACAACATTGTAATCTTAAATTACAAATACAAGTGTAACCTTGAGCAACATCTACTCACAAGAATCTAACGTTCCGGACCAACTCAACGCAACCAACTTGGGAAAAGGATTATGGACCAAGGGATTCCAGACCAACTCAACTTAATCCAGCTATAGAATGCGCATTGACCCCCAATGTGGATTAACCAGGTGGAACCATAGGCATCCATCCAATAGGGTGGTTCCCCAatacggattaaccaagcagaaccaCCTATGGATCTAATGTGGTTAGGTAAACAATGATCCCTAAATGCGGATTAACCATGCGGAATCACCCCTATAATGCATATGGTTCCCCAATGCAGATTAGCCAGACAAAACCATCTATGGAAATAATGAAGCCAAGTAGGCAGTGACCCACaaatgcggattaaccaggTAGAGTCACCCCTAGAATGTGTAGGGTCCCCTAACGTGAATTAACTAGGGGGACACTTATAGAAGTAATGAACCACGTAGGCAATGACACCCATTGCAGATTAATCAGGCAGAGTCACTCTTACAATGCATATGGTCCCCCAATACGAATTAACCAGCGGGATCATCCATGTACCACATTGTTACATGGTGCAATCACATTATCACACATCATAAATCCTATTATACATTCATTCAACATGAATCACAATTGTAAGTACACACATGCACTATTGAATCCACATGAACAACAATTATCTAATCACACATATGTACAAGTTCTACATAATACTTCTAATATGGCCACCATCTTATCTCCTCATACTAGTATTTGCACAATATCGTTACTGTCATTTAGAATTCAATACACACATAAATTCTGGTTAGGTGTCACTTACATGCAATTCGAGGCACACATCCTCCAAGCAGTGTTCTAAAAGTCGGCCTAAACGGCTGCCTAGGCGATGGGTAGCAGGTTGCCGATCCGATTAAGCCCAAATCGTTGTATAAGTCGGAAAACTCATTCGACAACGCCATGCAAGAATCTAGGCGGGATAGGCGGAGTAGGCGGGGCTGGGCGGCTAGGAGATCTGCCTGGGTAGTTGATTTCTTATGGAAAAATAATAGTAGCCACAATGAAaattatgaagtttggtgaCCACTGAGAAAAACTGGAGAAGATAGAAGGTCAGAGCAACGAATGAGAAAACGATGAATAGTTAAAAATAAACTCGGCTTACGACGTCGTTTCCTTATCgttatattatatttaattcaattggaTGCCAACATATTCCCATTGTCCAAAGTTAAATGGACTTGAAAATTAATGGACATTTGACCCAATCAACATCGTCCAGTATGAATCTAGTAATACAAATGATAATGGGCTTTttcatttctaattttttattagaGTAAGAAGACTTACAATAAGTTTTTAATATATTTGCTATTTTTAAGTATAAGAATGTAAGTATTCATATGTTTTatgataaatttaattaaaataaaggaaccacccaacccaacccaacccactAGTACTTTTATTATGAACCACCCAACCCACTACGTgggatttttactttttaaaaaaaaaaattagatataatcatTTAAAATGTCTTAAGTTATATAGCATATAtgtttaatgtgtttttaaattttggacttgttagatactctttttgtattttatcattcttttattatcttatttatagattttatacaagtataattttttatgtgtcaatatgcacttatttataagatatacaagaaatttacctaaatctgcCTAGGCCGCCTAGACGCCCGCCTAAATCCCGCCTAGGTGCTAGACGCCAGTCCGCCGCCTGACTAACGCTTAGCgtttttttagaaccttgcctcCATGATGGCTCATTGAGCAAGATACGTCCACTAAACTTTGTCAAGTCTCTAGTAAACTAAATTTGAGTAATTAAAGACGTTTTGGGAAatttgaccaaaagtcaaccctTGGTCAACGCGATCAACGGTAAGGTCAACAACCATATGTAATCTAATCCGGTAGATCCATACATCAGAATTCGATCCATAAATTTttaaatcctcaaatattatgtataacCACATGCTATAATTTCATGACAATCCAACGCCCAGATTGTACGTTCAATAACTATATTAATCCAATCGCAAGATCCGTATGTTAGATTTCATATCCATAAATTCCTAAGGTCCTCAGAACATACAAACAACAACACACTATAATTTCAGGACGATCCAACGAGATATTTATCCACTAAAAAGATCAAGTGGTAGTAAATTACGAAACTAGGTCCAAATGATCGAATTGCGTCAAACGGGGGTATCAAAAATAGATTCAAAGCATGAAGGTGGTTTCCATCGGGATGACAATGGATCGTTGGAAACCCTAAAATCGTTCAAACGCCGATTTGACGTCACCGGGGCTCCCACAGCATGAACCTTGATTGGGTTTTGTTGGGGGTCAAGGTGAGTTGAAAACTAGTGAGGGTCAACGTCGGAATGCACGGAGGACGATGATCGTCGGTCGGGAAACTTGGGGATTCCATGGTTTTGATCTGCCACGAACAGCAGCCAAACGACGAAGACTTGGGGTGGAAAATAAAGCTTGAGGAGCACTGAGTCGATCTGCGGTGGCGTTGGTTTCATCGTCGTCGGAATTCGACGAGATCGTCGTCAGAAATTCACCTGGGAAGCAAGGCATCGAGGGCTAGACAATAGAGAAACGGGTCGTACATACTCAGTTTTTATTTCGGAACCCCCCTAATATGGGCTAGGTTGAGCTGCCATATATGAGTGAAATTACCATTTTGCCCTTAATTTTGGAAGCTCGTAGTTCATTCCAACTCCGTTTTGTATATAGTTTTCATCTACGTGCTCATAGGATGGAGCTCAATCCAAAAACACTAAGAGTGGCCTAAaaaagtctacgaaatttttattaagaaaaatcaaattttataactaaataaccaaatttccaaaattaaatgaaatataagattaattttcctaaaaaataCGAAATATGAATTATTGAATAGTGGAATTCGGTATTGGGATTTCACAACACATATTGTGAacgtttttaatttaatatattattgaagaaataaaataattatttaatctattaaaatgttaaaaatgGTCAAATATTTTAAAGTAATTTTTTAGAAAAGTTACCAAATAATGCACGTACTTATTTTTCACGTACTATACCCCGTTTCGTATTTTACTAACTATGAGAAGTGACAAATTttttcttaatatatatatatatatataatgtaacatcccacatcgtccaggggagtgatccttaaatgtatattctcatccctacctagcacgaggccttttgggagctcactggcttcgagttccgtaggaactctgaagttaagcgagaaggatgccagagcactcccaggatgggtgacccactgggaagttgctcgtgagttcccaaaaacaaaaccgtgagggaatggtaagcccaaagcggacaatatcgtgctacgagaaggatgccagagcactcccaggatgggtgacccactgggaagttgctcgtgagttcccaaaaacaaaaccgtgagggaatggtaagcccaaagcggacaatatcgtgctacggtggtggaacgagcccgggaagtggtcccccccggggccgggatgtgacaaaatggtatcagagccaatccctggccggaaatgtgccgacgaggacgtcgggcccctaagaggggtggattgtaacatcccacatcgcccaggggagtgatccttaaatgtatattttcatccctacctagcacaaggctttttgggagctcactggcttcgggtttcgtatgaactctgaagttaagcgagaaggatgccagagcactcccaggatgggtgacccactgggaagttgctcgtgagttcccaaaaacaaaaccgtgagggaatggtaagcccaaagcggacaatatcgtgctacggtggtggaacgggcccgggaagtAGTCCGCCCCGGatcgggatgtgacatataaTGCCTTGTTTCCTATGATGCCATCGAAAACAAAGGTTTACTACCATCTGTGACCAAAACtattatcttttaatatcaCCCAGTTGTAATTATTAATAAGATTAGTAGTCCTCTCTTTTTCGGGCGCTCTATAAAACCTTCTAGTGAGGAGATTAGTCCACGCGAGTCCTCTTTAATCTCATTAAATTTAGTTCATGCACGTAATAAATACAGGATTATACTAATAAGTAATCAAGTCCAGTCTATTGAAAGTTAGTGATGCCAAAAAAATTACCCTAAGGGCCCGTTTGTTTGGCTTCTCTAAGTCTCACTGGACTGGATTGGAGTATAGTCCAGTGTTTGTTTGGAACACGGACTACTTTTAATGGTACTACGAGGGACTCACCTCGACTAGCAACCTCCTTAGATGGTCTTACAGAGACCCCCCGAAAACAACAGGACTGCTAAGACCGGCTTTGTTCGTCAGCTTCACTTGTCTTCTTCGTTTGTCTGCTTCGCTCGCCAACTTTCCCAACGGGTCTCAAATCGCTGGGCTCCAGCTCGGAGAAGAGTCTGGGTTGGCTGGATCTGGGGCCTTGGAAGATGACGGTGGTTTGTTGTTTGATACAGGATCTGCTGCCATGGTTGTCCAGTAATTACCAAACTGCCTTCTCTCTCGCTCGTCGGATAATTGTCGACTTCCTCACCCGACTGATTAGTAATCGAATTGAAGGTGAGGTGGGTTTTTTACCCGACTTCCTCACTCGTCGGATACTTGTCGACTTCCTCACCCGACTTTCTGAGAATGTGTGAAAAGAATAGAATtgctgatgagagagagagagagagagagagagagagagagagattgagagggaGATGGACGGGAAAGTGGAGAGATTTGGGGAAGGAGACGAGAAttctagaaaaagaaaatgaaaatgaaaataaaagaaaaaaaagtattaaaaaacatatagattaaatagtataatattataatttgataatttataaaaacatattaaaaaagatagggattaaataatataattttagaGTTTGTTAATTattctgcttcttagtccgatactgcaccaaacgcttcactaagttagtccagtttagtctagtctaagccagtccagcttagtccctaaaactagtccagtccgagacagtccggtgcaacaaacgcaccctaaaaggACTAAATAGCCTAAATGGGTACTACTGCCACTGCATCTGACCGAGGAGAAGATTTTGAACATATTATCTGGTGATCCATCTGTTTTGAGACTTTATGGCTTATTGAGGCCTAACTTACCTTGTTGAAAATAGAATAAAGTCACTTTCAAGGCTTGGAAGCCCAACCTGAATAGCATTTTGAGGCCCAATTGCCTATTCGTTGCAAATTGTTAGCAGTTTGTCGGTATTTTGATCTGGAGACTTCTAATTGCAACCTAAATCTAATTATCTAATCAACATACCTAGTACCTACCATTTGAAGAGttttttctctttatttgtgaactagaggtcttaagtttgattccTCTGAATTTGAGTTCAACACGATTAGAGTTAGCTCATTAAGTAGCTCATTTAGCTCATCAAGTCTGCAAAGTGTAGATTTCCAACATCTGACATAATCCAAACAGACACCAAACACCGTACTccgtattattagtattatCCGATGTTTTATACGGTGTGCCAAACAGGGCCTAAGTAGCTTAAATATCCACCCTCTATATTGTTGTTTAAAGAGAAAAGGGCATTGCATCATTGACACTCAAAATCTCATTATTATATACtactcataagtgtattttactttttgaaTAATGAAGTTTGAATTGTACAATAAAGTTTTTGAAAGTAGCACCACCCAACAAAAATAGTTTAAAACTTTAAGATGTCTTGGTCACAATATATTGATTATTGAGGCCCTTAACGATAAGCAATGACGAAACACATCGAAAGCAGAATTTAAAATTTACATAAGTTGGACTAATTGAACCCAAAAGGAGAATAATATAATATCAATACAGCAGACAAGCTCATTTGAATGGACCTGGATTGTCTGTCAttctcatcccctcctatttttgtggtcacgattaagccacgttaacattttatattcctatagttttttgtttttttatttttataaaaaaaatcaatataaaatattaacgtgacttaaccgtgatcacataaATAAAAGAGGATGAGAATAAGATGGGATTGGGGATGGTAGACAATCCAAGTCTCGTTTGGATATGGTTTTCAATGAAGAATTATCAATAAAGCAGATTTTCTAGATCTTTCCTCAATCAAATCaccattaattttaaaattattattgaCTGCTGAACATTGTGTAGGGTTGTCATAGCGGCCAAAAACAGTTTTCCTACCGCTATAAAACCCCAAAAGGAAGATTAAACCAGTCATAATATGCACACAAGAAGGAGATTAATTAGTGTTAAACTTGATTAGTTAGTGCTTATAGCATGGCTGAAGAGGTGAAGCTGTTGGGGGTTTGGGGAAGCCCATATAGTAGGAGAGTGGAAATAGCTCTGAAGCTGAAAAATGTGGAGTATGAATTTGTTGAGGAGGACCTGCAGAGCAAGAGTGCTTTGCTTCTGAAATCCAACCCAGTTCATCAGAAGATCCCTGTGCTCCTGCACAATGGCAAACCATTAGCTGAGTCCCAGGTCATTCTCGAGTACATTGATGAGACCTGGAAGGAGGGTTTCCCCATTTTGCCTAAAGATCCTTATGAAAGAGCCCAGGCACGTTTCTGGGCTAGGTTCATTGatgaaaaggtaaaaatgtttCACTTTAATCTTTGTGCATTAAGCATGTAAGAAAAGTTATCTTGCTTAACAGTGAAtctgaatcattgatgatcaaggTTATTTTTAATAAGGTTGATTGTAGCATGAATTTATGATTAACATTCTCTTAACATAAGCATGTGCATGACGATTTTTGCATTGAGTATATATATTAGCTAGAAATGCTTTTGTGACCACCATGTagaaatattaatattaaaacaactttaatattgttttttttttagaaaacctGGACGGTATAGAACAACTTTAACATTAATATTTCAACACTTCCCCTTAATGTGAAGTAGGTGATTTCTTTGAGCTTCCTATGACTTGTGGAACTTTATTCTTTGGATTTTCGGATTTTGATGCTAACATGGATGTCACAAGAActtttagagcatctccaatagaAATGTCAAAAGATAAATGTTAAATGTTAATTTGATGGCTAATGTAGCAATGTaagattttcttcttttccaactaattttttttttgttataaatgataCTTGTAGGactcattttaaaaagaaatcaattaaagTAAATTTTCAAGATTTATAATTGGTCCATTAATGGGATCCatacaacaaaataattaaaaattatttaacatcacattttctcatatgttaaatttgacatatgaaaaCTCAGACCATcttcaaaggagatgtcaaatcctACGTGGAATGTCatgtaatcaaatttgaaggtaTGAGCAAACTCCAATCGATATGTCAATATGTGAATTGACAAATGAGTTtttatatgtcaaatttgacatgtgagaaaatgtgatatcaaataatttttaattattttattgtgtggATCTCATTAATGCACCAATTATAAATcatgaaaatttattttaattgatttctttttaaaatgggtcatataaatattatttataacaaaaaaacaatcaattagaaaaagagaaaatataaTATTGCTACATCAGCcattaaattaacatttaacatttatcttttgacatctcatttggagatgtTCTCATATGTCTATCCACGTAGAATTGATTTATCGGTTGGAGCTTGTTCCAaccttcaaatttgattacataacatttcattaaatatttgacatctcctttggataTAGTCTTAAAACTGCCATCTTTTTGCCTTCGGATTTCTTGA encodes:
- the LOC103433528 gene encoding probable glutathione S-transferase — its product is MAEVKLLGSWGSPFSRRVEAALKLKNVEYEFVDEDLQSKSALLLKSNPVHQKIPVLLHNDRPIAESQVILEYIDETWKEGFPILPKDPYERAQARFWARFIDEKCLPATWKALWGSEEPEKAVEEACELLKILENELKDKKFFAGETVGLVDIVANFIAFWLRAIQELVGVELLSKEKLPKLYNWSDEFCSVFQENLPPKDRLVAHFRGRLQSTTTTTTSS